From Chromatiales bacterium, one genomic window encodes:
- a CDS encoding peptidyl-prolyl cis-trans isomerase, with product MRISRICLPLIASFLLGLGTSLQAADPVLVQFETSAGAFIVQLDPERAPLTVDNFLKYVNEGFYSGTIFHRVVNGFVIQGGGFTGDLKLKQPHPGVPNESGNGLSNRRGTIAMARTGEPHSGDSQFYINLADNFPLDPKPTRWGYAVFGEVIQGMDVIDDIGHRLTGTKDGMSDVPVEPVIIQKASLLKPPAAK from the coding sequence ATGCGTATTTCAAGAATCTGCCTGCCACTGATCGCCAGCTTCTTGTTGGGCCTCGGCACGAGCCTGCAGGCTGCAGACCCGGTTCTCGTACAGTTCGAGACTTCAGCGGGCGCGTTTATCGTGCAGCTTGATCCGGAGCGCGCGCCACTGACCGTCGACAACTTCCTGAAGTATGTCAACGAAGGCTTCTATAGCGGCACGATCTTTCATCGCGTGGTCAATGGCTTCGTGATTCAGGGCGGCGGATTCACCGGCGACCTCAAGCTCAAGCAACCGCACCCGGGCGTGCCGAATGAATCCGGAAACGGGCTCAGCAACCGGCGCGGCACCATTGCCATGGCGCGGACCGGTGAACCGCATTCGGGAGACTCGCAGTTCTACATCAACCTGGCTGACAATTTTCCGCTGGACCCGAAGCCCACCCGTTGGGGTTATGCCGTGTTCGGCGAGGTCATCCAGGGTATGGATGTCATTGACGACATCGGCCACCGCCTGACGGGGACGAAGGACGGGATGTCGGACGTCCCGGTTGAACCTGTGATCATCCAGAAAGCGAGTCTGCTGAAACCGCCTGCAGCTAAATGA
- the lpxH gene encoding UDP-2,3-diacylglucosamine diphosphatase: protein MTILFVSDLHLHASRPAVTDCFLRFLADTASHAEALYILGDLFESWIGDDAPGATGMQVSAALRQLTDRGVHCHFMRGNRDFLISGRFAAESGINLLADEVVIDLHGERTLLMHGDTLCTDDHAYQRYRRIVHWPLTQALYLALPVTARKRIEARLRSKSMEAYGNKPAMLMDVNQQAVAAIMEHHKVSLLIHGHTHRPAIHKLATTHGEAATRIVLGDWYEQGSVLRCSRGGPALQPIPLH, encoded by the coding sequence ATGACGATACTGTTCGTCTCCGACCTCCACCTTCATGCCTCGCGGCCTGCAGTCACCGACTGCTTTCTGCGCTTTCTGGCTGATACCGCCAGCCATGCGGAAGCCCTGTATATCCTCGGCGACCTGTTCGAGAGCTGGATCGGGGACGATGCGCCCGGTGCCACCGGGATGCAGGTCAGCGCAGCATTGCGTCAACTGACGGACCGCGGTGTCCACTGTCACTTCATGCGTGGCAACCGCGATTTTCTGATCTCTGGACGCTTTGCCGCTGAAAGCGGCATCAATCTGCTGGCGGATGAAGTGGTCATCGACCTTCATGGTGAACGTACCCTGCTCATGCATGGGGACACCTTGTGCACTGATGACCACGCCTATCAGCGATACCGCCGGATAGTGCACTGGCCGCTCACCCAGGCACTGTATCTCGCCCTTCCGGTGACTGCCAGAAAGCGCATCGAAGCGCGGTTGCGCAGCAAGAGCATGGAAGCATATGGCAACAAACCGGCCATGCTCATGGATGTGAACCAGCAGGCAGTGGCGGCCATCATGGAACATCACAAAGTATCGCTGCTGATACACGGACACACGCACAGGCCGGCGATCCACAAACTAGCCACCACACACGGCGAGGCGGCAACACGCATCGTGCTCGGTGACTGGTACGAACAGGGCAGCGTGCTGCGCTGCTCGCGCGGAGGACCGGCGCTGCAGCCAATTCCCCTGCACTGA
- the folD gene encoding bifunctional methylenetetrahydrofolate dehydrogenase/methenyltetrahydrofolate cyclohydrolase FolD: MTARLIDGKAIALGLRARLRTRIAERLTLGHRPPGLAVILVGDDPASQIYVRNKRTACAEVGVVSRNHDLPASTGEAELLALIDQLNLDPAVDGILVQLPLPPHIDETAVIERINPVKDVDGFHPYTLGRLCQRMPVLRPATPYGVMTLLRHIGVPVRGQHAVIVGASNHVGRPLALELLLAGATTTVCHRFTQDLASHIARADILAVAVGKPGLVRGEWIKPGAVVLDIGITRLPDGKLCGDVEFAAASERAGWITPVPGGVGPMTIAMLLENTLTAAISGIALLTPREMPPA; encoded by the coding sequence ATGACTGCCCGCCTGATTGACGGCAAAGCGATCGCGCTCGGCCTGCGCGCGCGACTGCGCACACGCATCGCTGAGCGGCTGACCCTGGGTCACCGGCCGCCGGGGCTCGCAGTAATCCTTGTCGGCGATGATCCGGCCTCACAGATCTATGTACGCAACAAGCGCACCGCCTGCGCGGAAGTGGGCGTCGTATCCCGCAACCACGATCTTCCGGCCTCCACGGGTGAGGCGGAATTGCTGGCGCTGATCGACCAGCTCAATCTGGATCCGGCTGTCGACGGCATCCTCGTCCAGCTGCCGCTGCCACCGCACATTGATGAAACCGCAGTGATCGAGCGCATCAATCCGGTCAAGGATGTGGACGGCTTCCACCCCTACACCCTTGGCCGTCTCTGTCAGCGCATGCCGGTGCTGCGCCCCGCCACCCCGTACGGCGTGATGACGCTGCTGCGGCATATCGGCGTACCGGTCCGCGGACAGCATGCGGTGATCGTCGGCGCTTCAAACCATGTGGGCCGCCCGCTGGCGCTCGAACTGCTGCTGGCCGGCGCCACCACCACAGTGTGTCATCGCTTTACGCAGGATTTGGCCAGCCACATCGCGAGAGCCGACATCCTCGCAGTGGCGGTCGGCAAGCCCGGACTGGTACGCGGCGAATGGATCAAGCCTGGCGCCGTCGTGCTGGACATCGGCATCACACGCCTGCCCGATGGCAAGCTCTGCGGTGACGTGGAGTTCGCCGCAGCCAGTGAACGCGCTGGCTGGATCACGCCGGTGCCGGGCGGTGTCGGCCCGATGACCATTGCGATGCTGCTGGAGAACACGCTGACGGCCGCGATCTCGGGCATAGCGCTGCTGACACCCCGGGAAATGCCCCCGGCCTGA
- a CDS encoding protein kinase, whose product MSLKFLIIDDHADYRRLLSYHIAARWPEAIIREYDPLQSGRLPDAFSGAGNDVVLLGDTCGGEDAIEWLRRFRAQPKFPPIIFVGNGDERQVVSAIKSGAEEYVGKPRLNNARLVEAIEEALRIGSNRANPGRTGGESLAANGNGPIPRNYSVVRKLAHGEIATVYLAKERSSGREVVLKVLHQVSDAASGKILDRFLREYELAARLDHPNVVRIHDFGVADDHAYIAMEYCGGGSLKRRIAAGMDRYEAYRLMRDIAAALGVLHAAGILHRDLKPTNVLFRDDDTLALIDFGLAKQVALIAEVTGAGAIFGTPYYMSPEQGHGEAVDARGDIYSLGVIFFEMLSGAKPYDGETAMSVIVKHRQAPVPVLPPATAEFQPLIERMLAKKPSARFQNVAELLAWEPAL is encoded by the coding sequence GTGAGCCTCAAGTTCCTCATCATTGACGATCACGCCGATTACCGGCGTCTGCTTTCCTACCACATTGCGGCACGCTGGCCCGAGGCGATCATCAGGGAGTATGACCCCCTGCAGTCAGGACGCCTGCCCGATGCCTTTTCCGGTGCCGGCAATGACGTGGTGCTGCTGGGGGATACCTGTGGCGGCGAGGATGCCATCGAGTGGCTGCGCCGGTTTCGGGCGCAGCCAAAATTTCCACCCATCATTTTTGTCGGCAATGGCGATGAACGACAGGTCGTGTCGGCCATCAAGTCCGGTGCAGAAGAATACGTGGGCAAACCGCGGCTTAATAACGCCCGGCTGGTTGAGGCGATCGAGGAAGCCTTGCGTATCGGTTCAAACCGGGCCAACCCGGGCCGCACAGGGGGAGAGTCTCTGGCAGCAAATGGCAACGGGCCGATTCCCAGGAACTACAGTGTCGTGCGCAAGCTCGCGCACGGAGAGATTGCCACGGTCTATCTGGCAAAAGAACGCAGTTCTGGCCGGGAAGTGGTGCTCAAGGTTCTGCACCAGGTCAGCGATGCGGCGAGCGGCAAGATCCTCGACAGGTTCCTGCGCGAGTACGAGCTGGCTGCGCGCCTCGATCATCCCAACGTCGTGCGCATCCATGACTTTGGCGTGGCGGATGATCATGCCTATATCGCCATGGAATATTGCGGCGGCGGCAGTCTGAAGCGGCGTATTGCGGCAGGCATGGACCGCTACGAAGCCTACCGGCTGATGCGCGATATCGCGGCTGCGCTCGGTGTGCTGCACGCTGCCGGTATCCTGCACCGCGACCTGAAACCGACCAACGTGCTGTTTCGCGATGATGACACGCTGGCGCTGATCGATTTCGGTCTGGCCAAACAGGTGGCTCTGATCGCCGAGGTGACGGGTGCGGGTGCGATTTTCGGCACGCCGTACTACATGAGCCCCGAGCAGGGACACGGTGAAGCAGTCGATGCGCGGGGTGATATCTACAGCCTGGGCGTCATTTTTTTCGAAATGCTGAGTGGTGCCAAGCCCTACGATGGCGAGACCGCAATGAGCGTGATCGTCAAGCATCGGCAGGCGCCGGTGCCAGTGCTGCCGCCCGCGACAGCCGAGTTCCAGCCGCTGATCGAAAGAATGCTGGCCAAGAAGCCCTCGGCACGTTTCCAGAATGTCGCCGAGCTGCTGGCCTGGGAGCCGGCTCTGTAG